From a single Planctellipticum variicoloris genomic region:
- a CDS encoding ABC transporter ATP-binding protein: protein MSETAVVGGGGSAPRPMIEAIGLSKFYGSFLATQNVTFSIPSGQVCAFLGPNGAGKSTTMKMLTGFLAPSEGRALIAGHDVANDRLQAAEVLGYLPENGPLYLEMTPAGLLKFVGQVRGMSSARLRERLDFVADKCSLKSVWGKPISKLSKGFRQRVGMAQALLHDPQVLILDEPTSGLDPNQTHGVRELILSLSQSKTILLSTHVLQEVKAVCSRVILINEGRLKLDGTVEDLEGSGHDMDARFRQLTGAGR, encoded by the coding sequence ATGAGCGAGACTGCAGTCGTGGGCGGTGGCGGTTCAGCCCCCCGTCCGATGATCGAGGCGATCGGCCTCAGCAAATTCTACGGGTCCTTCCTGGCGACGCAGAACGTGACGTTCTCGATCCCGTCCGGGCAGGTCTGTGCGTTTCTCGGCCCCAACGGCGCCGGGAAATCAACGACGATGAAAATGCTAACGGGCTTCCTGGCCCCCAGCGAAGGCCGGGCGCTGATCGCCGGGCACGATGTCGCAAACGACCGGCTGCAAGCCGCAGAAGTTCTCGGCTACCTGCCGGAAAACGGTCCACTGTATCTGGAAATGACCCCCGCGGGTCTCCTCAAATTCGTCGGTCAGGTCCGCGGCATGTCCTCGGCCCGCCTGCGCGAGCGGCTCGATTTTGTCGCCGACAAGTGCTCGCTGAAGTCGGTCTGGGGCAAGCCGATCAGCAAGCTCTCCAAGGGGTTTCGCCAGCGCGTCGGCATGGCCCAGGCCCTGCTCCACGATCCTCAGGTGCTGATTCTCGACGAACCGACCAGCGGCCTCGACCCCAACCAGACGCACGGCGTCCGCGAGCTGATCCTCAGCCTCAGCCAGAGCAAGACCATCCTGCTCTCGACGCACGTGCTGCAGGAAGTCAAAGCGGTCTGCTCGCGGGTCATCCTCATCAACGAAGGTCGCCTGAAACTCGACGGGACCGTCGAAGACCTCGAAGGTTCCGGACACGATATGGACGCCCGCTTCCGCCAGTTGACCGGCGCCGGTCGCTGA
- a CDS encoding Gldg family protein codes for MPRSHVIYAVFKRNFWSYFSGVTGYLFIIAFVTLGAYVAFSERFFTNNIASLDLLNEMFPWLLLFIVPAITMNIWSEERKLGTDELLFTLPVSDLEVLLGKFKAVVAVYTVALAFSLSHAIFLASIGQPDWGQLIAVYFGYWLAGAALLSAGMLASALTNSAPVAYVFGVLFAAVPVVLGTQSFKASSTIADLWLVGGLVDFLGRALQWASVGWNLTPFGRGQIQLGNVLYFASIAAFFLFLNYIVISRRRWNSGAPVHAAMPWHMLARGLCALVMVIAASIFFAQRMESVRADLTSEKLYTLTSTTYDVLKQVSDKRPVTIQAFVSRDVPREYVGKRTELLGTLDQFRSLGRGRVTVRVIDVTPFSADADEARALGVEPRKVQTERGGRVLVEDVFLGAVVQAGASEVLIPFFDVGIPIEYELTRSVRTVSQEERKSVGILDGDAKVGGGFDMSSFRSSPEWRIVTELKKQYKVEIVPADAPIDEKKYDVLVAILPSSLNQQQMENLVNYVKSGRPTLILDDPIPAFNPGLSPHQPKPRQGGNPMMGGMPGEPKADGGTAKSLVDLLGIQWKFDEVVWDTTMKKLHPEYADVVREEMVSISPQSGVASAFNKDNEITSGLQEVLLFFSGTIQPRQGSKLKFEPLLRTGTSSGLLQWDDLVEPGFMGGIEIREDPRRKADDDAHVVAAAITSPKDAQGDKINVVYVADCDLVSDWFFGVRERRLYNLDLDNVTFVLNAVDHLSGDTSYIPLRKRRAKHRPLVLVEEQKSRFIDEASKDRETAAADAAKALDDAKARFKEKVDAIRKDTSMDQIAKAQALLIAQEEEQRRVSVEEANIERTKQTQIEKSRVRMERQVNSIEASFRRLALLFAPIPALLLGLAVWIKRLQDESRQVPESRRLAGRK; via the coding sequence ATGCCGCGCAGCCATGTGATTTACGCCGTGTTCAAGCGGAACTTCTGGAGCTATTTCTCCGGAGTCACCGGCTATCTGTTCATCATCGCGTTTGTGACGCTGGGGGCGTATGTCGCCTTCAGCGAACGTTTCTTCACGAACAACATCGCCAGCCTCGACCTGCTCAACGAAATGTTTCCGTGGCTGCTGCTGTTCATCGTCCCCGCCATTACGATGAACATCTGGTCGGAGGAGCGCAAACTCGGCACCGACGAGCTGCTGTTTACGCTGCCTGTTTCGGACCTTGAGGTCCTGCTGGGCAAGTTCAAGGCGGTCGTGGCGGTCTACACCGTCGCGCTGGCCTTTTCGCTGTCGCATGCAATTTTCCTGGCCAGTATCGGACAACCCGACTGGGGCCAGCTCATCGCCGTCTACTTCGGTTACTGGCTGGCCGGCGCCGCCCTGCTCTCCGCGGGCATGCTGGCTTCCGCTCTGACCAACAGCGCCCCGGTTGCCTACGTCTTCGGCGTACTCTTCGCGGCCGTCCCGGTCGTTCTGGGAACCCAGTCGTTCAAGGCTTCTTCGACGATCGCGGACCTCTGGCTCGTCGGCGGGCTGGTCGATTTCCTGGGCCGGGCGCTGCAATGGGCCAGCGTGGGCTGGAATCTGACCCCCTTCGGCCGCGGCCAGATCCAGCTCGGGAACGTGCTGTACTTCGCCTCCATCGCCGCGTTCTTCCTGTTTCTCAATTACATCGTCATCAGTCGCCGTCGCTGGAACAGCGGCGCTCCCGTTCACGCCGCGATGCCCTGGCACATGCTGGCCCGCGGCCTCTGCGCCCTCGTGATGGTGATCGCCGCCAGCATCTTCTTCGCCCAGCGGATGGAGTCCGTGCGAGCCGACCTCACCAGCGAAAAGCTCTACACTCTCACGTCGACGACCTACGACGTCCTCAAGCAGGTCAGCGACAAGCGCCCGGTCACGATCCAGGCATTCGTCAGCCGCGACGTCCCTCGCGAATACGTCGGCAAGCGGACCGAGCTGCTCGGCACGCTGGATCAGTTCCGCTCGCTGGGTCGCGGTCGCGTGACCGTCCGCGTGATCGACGTCACCCCGTTCAGCGCCGACGCCGATGAAGCCCGCGCCCTCGGCGTGGAGCCCCGGAAAGTTCAGACCGAACGGGGCGGACGCGTCCTCGTTGAAGACGTCTTTCTCGGCGCGGTGGTGCAGGCCGGCGCCAGCGAAGTCCTGATTCCGTTCTTCGACGTGGGGATTCCCATCGAGTACGAGCTCACGCGATCGGTCCGCACGGTGTCGCAGGAAGAACGGAAGAGCGTCGGCATTCTCGACGGCGACGCCAAAGTCGGCGGCGGCTTCGATATGAGCTCGTTCCGGAGCAGCCCCGAGTGGCGGATCGTGACCGAGTTGAAGAAGCAGTACAAGGTCGAGATCGTCCCTGCCGACGCCCCGATCGACGAGAAGAAATACGACGTCCTCGTCGCGATTCTTCCGTCGTCCCTCAACCAGCAGCAGATGGAAAATCTGGTCAACTACGTCAAGTCGGGACGCCCGACGCTGATCCTCGACGACCCGATCCCGGCCTTCAACCCGGGACTTTCGCCGCACCAGCCAAAGCCCCGCCAGGGGGGGAACCCGATGATGGGCGGAATGCCGGGCGAGCCGAAGGCGGACGGCGGCACGGCAAAGAGCCTGGTCGATCTGCTGGGAATTCAGTGGAAGTTCGACGAAGTGGTCTGGGACACCACCATGAAGAAGCTCCACCCGGAATACGCCGACGTCGTCCGGGAGGAAATGGTGAGCATCAGCCCGCAGAGCGGAGTGGCTTCCGCCTTCAACAAGGACAACGAGATCACCAGCGGTCTCCAGGAAGTCCTGCTGTTCTTCTCCGGCACCATCCAGCCCCGCCAGGGGAGTAAGCTCAAATTCGAGCCCCTGCTCCGGACCGGCACGTCGAGCGGCCTGCTGCAATGGGACGATCTCGTCGAGCCCGGCTTCATGGGAGGGATCGAGATTCGCGAAGATCCGCGTCGCAAAGCAGACGACGACGCGCACGTCGTCGCCGCCGCCATCACATCGCCGAAGGACGCTCAGGGGGACAAGATCAACGTCGTGTACGTCGCGGACTGCGATCTGGTCTCGGACTGGTTCTTCGGAGTCCGCGAACGCCGCCTTTACAATCTCGACCTCGACAACGTGACCTTCGTGCTCAACGCGGTGGACCACCTGTCGGGGGACACGTCCTACATTCCTCTCCGCAAGCGTCGCGCGAAGCACCGGCCGCTGGTCCTCGTGGAGGAGCAGAAGTCCCGCTTCATCGACGAAGCCTCGAAGGATCGCGAGACGGCCGCGGCCGACGCCGCCAAGGCTCTCGACGACGCCAAGGCCCGTTTCAAGGAGAAGGTCGACGCGATCCGCAAGGACACTTCGATGGATCAGATCGCCAAAGCCCAGGCGCTCCTGATCGCTCAGGAGGAGGAACAGCGCCGCGTCAGCGTCGAAGAAGCCAACATCGAGCGGACCAAGCAGACCCAGATCGAGAAGAGCCGGGTTCGCATGGAACGCCAGGTGAATTCGATCGAGGCTTCTTTCCGGCGACTCGCACTGCTGTTCGCTCCGATTCCCGCCCTGCTGCTTGGACTGGCCGTCTGGATCAAGCGTCTGCAGGACGAGTCCCGCCAGGTTCCCGAGTCCCGCCGGCTGGCCGGTCGGAAATAG
- a CDS encoding DUF4340 domain-containing protein, protein MSESAKTLSFLGAALLTVVLAWGTSPNLRQQPQDFSEVGKPFFPDFKDPAEAKALEVVAYDESTASSSVFKVEFKDGVWRIPSHHNYPADGKERLAKAAASLLDLKREALVGRRESEYTEFGVAPPLGDSSADLKGRGNRITLKSESGADLVDLIIGKAVPGKSGYFYVRRPDEKQTYTAKLDIALSTKFGDWIEPDVLKLDGPKLVDILVEKYSFQVQENGRAKMEGHEVNELSRAKSADPWTLKGLDVEKEEVNQDEVRKLVDALDNLQIVGVRPKPAKLSKDLRLAEGISLDTATMLDLQSRGFFFVPTKNGEQLVSKEGDLIAMTDEGVVYEMHFGDVFSGSTEEIEIGGMSKSDADKPKDGEAQEGDAEKKDDAGQKKSRYLFVTASFDADKIPGKPTEPVEPTPPGEQPAVDENASADATKAANTPEGEDPQRVYEVAKIKYEGDKKKYESDLKAWEEKTKSGEKKVAELNARFAAWYYVISAENFENLRQGRKTLVKEKGATPPANPAAGPGPGLNLPNFGQGK, encoded by the coding sequence ATGAGTGAATCGGCCAAGACCTTGAGTTTTCTCGGCGCCGCCCTGCTGACGGTGGTCCTTGCCTGGGGCACGAGTCCCAATCTGCGCCAGCAGCCGCAAGATTTCAGCGAAGTCGGCAAACCGTTCTTCCCCGACTTCAAAGATCCCGCGGAGGCCAAAGCCCTGGAAGTCGTCGCCTACGACGAATCGACCGCCTCCTCCTCGGTCTTCAAGGTCGAGTTCAAGGACGGCGTCTGGCGCATTCCGTCGCACCATAACTACCCCGCCGACGGCAAAGAACGCCTGGCCAAGGCGGCCGCTTCGCTGCTCGACCTGAAACGCGAAGCGCTCGTCGGTCGCCGCGAGTCGGAATACACCGAATTCGGCGTCGCTCCCCCGCTCGGCGACAGTTCCGCGGATCTCAAAGGCCGGGGCAACCGCATCACCCTCAAGTCCGAAAGCGGCGCCGATCTGGTCGACTTGATCATCGGCAAGGCCGTGCCCGGCAAGTCGGGATATTTCTACGTCCGCCGCCCGGATGAGAAGCAGACCTATACCGCCAAGCTGGATATCGCTCTCTCGACGAAATTCGGAGACTGGATCGAACCCGACGTGCTCAAGCTCGACGGTCCCAAGCTGGTCGACATTCTGGTGGAGAAGTACTCGTTCCAGGTTCAGGAGAACGGCCGCGCGAAGATGGAGGGCCACGAGGTCAACGAGCTCTCGCGCGCGAAGTCCGCCGACCCCTGGACGCTCAAGGGGCTCGACGTCGAGAAGGAAGAAGTCAACCAGGACGAAGTCCGCAAGCTGGTCGACGCTCTCGACAACCTGCAGATCGTCGGCGTCCGCCCGAAGCCGGCCAAACTCAGCAAGGACCTGCGGCTGGCGGAAGGGATCTCGCTCGATACCGCGACCATGCTCGACCTGCAGTCGCGCGGGTTCTTCTTCGTTCCCACCAAGAACGGCGAACAGCTCGTCTCCAAGGAAGGGGACCTGATCGCCATGACGGACGAGGGAGTCGTCTACGAAATGCACTTCGGCGACGTCTTCTCGGGCTCGACCGAAGAAATCGAAATCGGCGGGATGTCCAAGTCCGACGCGGACAAGCCGAAAGACGGCGAAGCCCAGGAAGGCGACGCGGAGAAAAAGGATGACGCCGGCCAGAAGAAGAGCCGCTATTTGTTCGTGACGGCTTCGTTCGACGCCGACAAGATTCCCGGCAAGCCGACCGAACCGGTCGAGCCCACGCCTCCGGGAGAGCAGCCCGCCGTCGACGAGAATGCCTCGGCCGACGCCACGAAGGCCGCCAATACTCCCGAGGGAGAGGATCCCCAGAGGGTCTACGAAGTGGCGAAGATCAAGTACGAAGGGGACAAGAAGAAATACGAATCCGATCTCAAGGCCTGGGAAGAGAAAACGAAATCGGGCGAAAAGAAGGTTGCGGAACTCAACGCCCGCTTCGCAGCCTGGTACTACGTCATCTCGGCCGAGAACTTCGAGAACCTCCGCCAGGGACGCAAGACATTGGTGAAGGAAAAGGGCGCCACCCCTCCGGCCAACCCGGCCGCGGGTCCCGGTCCGGGGCTGAATCTGCCGAACTTCGGTCAGGGAAAGTAA
- a CDS encoding thioredoxin family protein: MDRRQFIGQVLGVTVAACLADRVTFAAEAKLKWQTSLKNAQKIALDENKLLLVVFGASWCTFCHKLERETLVDKKIITLVEREFVPVHLDFDRETRIAKLLDVEQLPATVVLTPQADLLLHHIGYLEARAYEKNLLSAVQKRADIAQAKQSTIVK; this comes from the coding sequence ATGGATCGTCGGCAATTTATCGGGCAGGTGCTGGGAGTCACGGTGGCGGCCTGTCTGGCGGACCGCGTGACCTTTGCGGCGGAAGCGAAGCTGAAGTGGCAGACCAGCCTCAAGAACGCGCAGAAGATCGCGCTCGATGAGAATAAGCTGCTGCTGGTCGTCTTCGGCGCAAGCTGGTGCACGTTCTGCCACAAGCTCGAACGTGAAACTCTGGTCGACAAGAAGATTATCACGCTCGTGGAACGGGAATTCGTTCCGGTCCACCTCGACTTCGACCGGGAAACCCGGATCGCCAAACTGCTCGATGTCGAGCAGCTTCCGGCGACCGTCGTCCTGACCCCGCAGGCCGATCTGCTGCTCCATCACATTGGCTATCTCGAAGCCCGAGCGTACGAAAAGAACCTGCTTTCGGCCGTTCAGAAGCGGGCCGATATCGCTCAGGCGAAGCAGTCGACCATCGTCAAATGA
- a CDS encoding Tex family protein — MADATTAIELSGIAAALKLSVEQVRKTLELLDAGNSIPFITRYRKEQTGNLDETQILEIQDRVRLARQLAERAEDVLRLIEAQGKLTGELRRQILAADSLKRLDDLYLPFRPKKRTRASAARERGLDPLAAQVWEGALNEAALKARAASFVDPGKELADVEAVLQGVHDILAERIGEEAMLRERCRKLAWEGGRLSSAATKGAAQTHQEFRDYFDYGEPLSRMPPHRVLALNRGEEAGALRVKFEWDAARALESARHILRLDRHPAQAILERAAEDAIGRFLEPSIEREVRRDLTERAQKHAIDVFARNLRQLLLQPPVQGRRVLAIDPGYRTGCKIAALDESGSILALDVLTIIGSQEKRNETRRRLIEIIDQCECRVVAIGNGTACRESEELVAEIISTDRPDLSYVVVNEAGASIYSASAVAREEFPQLDATARGTISIGRRLQDPLSELVKIEPQHIGVGMYQHDLPAKQLKEVLDRVVESCVNFVGVDLNRSSASLLAHVSGFNQLVARRVVEYRSQHGPFRSRKQLLDVPGIGPGTFTQAAGFLKLTGEEPLDNTWIHPESYDVARRLLARVGLKAADLSPGAEHSEQLRERLAGASVTELADELGVGEPTLRDIVEALQRPGRDPRTDLPPPMFRKGVLSLDDIEVGMELQGTVLNVVDFGAFVDVGLKDSALIHISQMSTRFVKSPQEVVSVGDVVKTWVLNVDRERRRIGLSLISPDGASSPPAGNAEKPAAKPAANRQPAPSRPKADRPAPAAGQPLSGFDQLKQAWNARPDR, encoded by the coding sequence ATGGCGGATGCGACAACCGCGATTGAACTTTCCGGCATTGCCGCCGCGCTGAAGCTGTCGGTCGAGCAGGTCCGGAAGACGCTGGAGCTGCTCGACGCCGGGAACTCCATTCCTTTCATCACGCGTTACCGGAAAGAGCAGACCGGCAACCTGGACGAGACGCAGATTCTGGAGATCCAGGATCGCGTGCGCCTCGCGCGGCAACTGGCTGAGCGCGCTGAGGACGTCCTGCGGCTGATCGAGGCGCAAGGCAAGTTGACCGGGGAGCTGCGACGTCAGATCCTGGCGGCGGACAGCCTGAAGCGACTGGATGACCTGTATCTGCCGTTTCGCCCCAAGAAGCGGACGCGGGCGTCGGCAGCCCGCGAGCGCGGACTCGATCCCCTCGCCGCGCAGGTCTGGGAGGGGGCTTTGAACGAGGCTGCGTTGAAGGCGCGCGCGGCGAGCTTCGTCGATCCCGGCAAGGAACTGGCCGATGTGGAGGCGGTTCTGCAGGGAGTGCATGACATCCTGGCCGAGAGGATTGGCGAAGAAGCGATGCTGCGCGAGCGTTGTCGCAAGCTGGCCTGGGAGGGGGGGCGGCTTTCGTCCGCAGCGACGAAGGGGGCCGCCCAGACGCACCAGGAGTTTCGAGACTACTTCGACTACGGCGAGCCATTGTCTCGGATGCCGCCGCATCGCGTGTTGGCGCTGAATCGCGGCGAGGAGGCCGGGGCGCTGCGCGTGAAGTTCGAATGGGATGCCGCCCGGGCGCTGGAGTCGGCCAGGCACATTTTGCGGCTCGACCGGCATCCGGCGCAGGCGATCCTGGAACGGGCTGCCGAAGATGCGATCGGGCGGTTTCTGGAACCGAGCATCGAGCGAGAAGTTCGGCGGGATCTGACCGAGCGGGCTCAGAAGCACGCGATCGATGTGTTTGCGCGGAACCTGCGGCAACTGCTGCTGCAGCCGCCGGTGCAGGGGCGACGCGTGCTGGCCATCGACCCCGGCTACCGGACCGGCTGCAAGATTGCGGCGCTGGACGAGTCGGGGAGCATTCTGGCGCTGGACGTACTGACGATTATCGGCAGTCAGGAGAAGCGCAACGAGACGCGTCGCCGGCTTATTGAAATCATCGACCAGTGCGAATGCCGCGTCGTCGCCATCGGCAATGGAACCGCCTGCCGGGAGTCGGAGGAGCTGGTCGCCGAGATCATCAGCACTGACCGGCCCGATCTCAGCTATGTGGTGGTCAACGAAGCGGGGGCCAGCATCTATTCCGCCAGCGCCGTGGCCCGCGAGGAGTTTCCGCAGCTCGATGCAACCGCGCGGGGAACGATCAGCATCGGCAGGCGGCTGCAGGATCCGCTGAGCGAGCTGGTCAAGATCGAGCCGCAGCACATCGGCGTCGGCATGTACCAGCACGACCTGCCTGCAAAGCAGCTCAAGGAGGTTCTCGACCGGGTCGTGGAATCGTGCGTCAACTTCGTGGGCGTGGACTTGAACCGGTCGAGCGCGTCATTGCTGGCGCACGTTTCCGGCTTCAATCAGCTCGTCGCCCGGCGGGTCGTCGAGTACCGCAGCCAGCACGGTCCGTTCCGATCGCGGAAGCAGTTGCTGGATGTTCCCGGCATTGGTCCGGGGACATTCACCCAGGCGGCCGGATTCCTCAAACTGACCGGCGAAGAGCCGCTGGACAATACGTGGATCCATCCCGAGAGCTACGACGTCGCCCGGCGGCTGCTGGCCCGCGTGGGACTCAAGGCGGCGGACCTGAGCCCCGGCGCTGAACATAGCGAGCAGTTGCGGGAGAGACTTGCCGGGGCGTCTGTGACGGAGCTCGCCGACGAGCTAGGGGTCGGAGAGCCGACGCTGCGGGATATCGTGGAAGCGCTGCAGCGTCCAGGGCGCGATCCGCGAACCGACCTGCCGCCGCCGATGTTCCGTAAGGGCGTGCTGTCGCTCGACGACATCGAGGTTGGCATGGAGCTGCAAGGGACGGTGCTGAACGTCGTCGATTTCGGCGCGTTCGTCGACGTGGGGCTCAAGGACTCGGCGCTGATCCATATCAGCCAGATGTCGACGCGATTCGTCAAGTCGCCGCAGGAGGTCGTTTCCGTTGGCGACGTCGTGAAGACCTGGGTGCTGAACGTCGACCGCGAACGGCGCCGGATCGGGCTGTCGCTGATTTCCCCCGACGGAGCGTCGTCGCCGCCGGCTGGGAATGCCGAGAAGCCGGCAGCCAAGCCCGCAGCGAATCGCCAGCCGGCTCCGTCGCGACCGAAAGCCGATCGGCCGGCCCCGGCGGCCGGCCAGCCCCTGAGCGGGTTCGACCAGTTGAAGCAGGCCTGGAATGCCCGTCCGGATCGCTGA
- a CDS encoding PEP-CTERM sorting domain-containing protein — MMRTAGLAAILVVMSGITSQAATIVGSQAIGDFGSPVTDTGNILTATTFDFSGSLAAATTSRSGDFTALSGPLTLTFSQPVLNLSNPVGWTFSNPVLGTFVAQSVSLESIGTTQIGFYILGTFTPGSGLASYDAGLASFSISFTQVGGPNTAISDSGTLTSPPTVTPEPTSMALAGFAGIGMAVGAWRRRRQEKLQAA; from the coding sequence ATGATGCGAACGGCAGGTCTTGCGGCCATCTTGGTCGTTATGAGTGGAATTACGAGCCAGGCGGCAACCATCGTCGGTTCGCAGGCCATTGGGGATTTCGGAAGTCCGGTGACGGACACCGGCAATATTCTGACTGCGACGACATTCGACTTCTCCGGGAGTCTGGCCGCCGCGACGACCAGCCGAAGCGGGGACTTCACGGCGCTGTCCGGTCCTCTCACACTGACGTTTTCTCAGCCGGTTCTGAATCTCTCCAATCCCGTTGGATGGACGTTTTCCAACCCGGTCCTCGGGACCTTCGTCGCGCAATCGGTCTCGCTCGAATCCATCGGGACCACGCAGATCGGTTTCTACATTCTGGGGACGTTTACTCCCGGCAGCGGATTGGCGTCATATGACGCCGGCCTGGCCAGCTTTTCGATCTCCTTCACTCAAGTCGGCGGGCCGAACACCGCTATTTCGGACAGCGGGACGTTGACGAGTCCTCCGACCGTCACCCCCGAGCCTACGTCAATGGCCCTCGCCGGATTCGCGGGCATCGGCATGGCGGTTGGCGCATGGCGTCGTCGTCGGCAGGAGAAGCTGCAGGCCGCGTAG
- a CDS encoding YfjI family protein, with the protein MTRNIGHKRERARAVVCDVRALAEQRLLAAICAEPNFIEKYDINADWFTDPARRTTFQIMSRYHRDNLVEFDLSPELLVLFASKDPVLAEKIHREGDAAPPESVSEGIVRNLTDEGWHWKSLVDQLVDAIRGGLTERMATEETAKLLQTETDPERQAEGLEQIAAKIRSTATGNAVTGLHKPRSDLDIDASVTADHPFPEDMLPPVLRRYARSAAWAIGCDVSLVGAPLLVAAAGAIGISRAIQLKRSWIEFPILWMVILAESGGHKSPALEKVLQPTRAHQKRKLQEFLVAWEQYEIELTTYERDLAEWKRSKQCEVRPDKPAEPRRWRGVFDDATLEAAIGLLADNPRGLLLACDELAGWIGGLDRYKAGSSDAPKWLEMHGGRMVILDRKTGDRKMVMIPRAAISIIGGSQPATWRRLMTPERQANGMEPRFLTLKPCRRPKRWTEADVSPSDESLIAGLFDRLYDLQPQTDEESGELSPKLVALSSEAKRLFVEWYDRHADEQSELTGSLCSTWSKLEAYAPRLALVHHMVRVASGDNTVIDPQICDAISMEAGIALADWFGREAKRINVESTESPEEAERRELVELIRARNGAITVRKLMQCRRRYRKSAHEARSALTALVKAGLGRWHTEQTGGAPLEQFILLETGAVTEAEQPPENETSVTVLPCHRGDEAEAEVGTRYLDEDEIDRLESAFAGYS; encoded by the coding sequence ATGACGCGCAACATTGGACACAAACGCGAAAGGGCGAGAGCGGTCGTTTGCGACGTCCGCGCACTCGCAGAGCAGCGACTCCTGGCAGCAATCTGTGCTGAGCCCAACTTCATTGAGAAATACGACATCAATGCCGATTGGTTTACCGATCCCGCGCGGCGGACAACCTTTCAGATCATGTCGCGTTACCACCGCGACAATCTCGTTGAATTCGACTTGAGTCCGGAACTGCTCGTCTTGTTTGCCAGCAAAGATCCGGTCCTGGCCGAAAAGATTCACCGGGAGGGTGACGCCGCTCCTCCTGAATCCGTGAGTGAGGGAATCGTCCGGAATCTGACGGATGAAGGCTGGCACTGGAAGTCGTTAGTCGATCAACTCGTAGACGCAATCCGCGGCGGTCTGACCGAACGGATGGCGACCGAAGAAACCGCCAAACTGCTGCAGACCGAAACCGACCCGGAGCGACAGGCTGAAGGACTGGAGCAGATTGCCGCGAAAATCCGGTCTACGGCGACCGGTAACGCGGTAACGGGGTTACACAAGCCCAGAAGCGATCTGGATATCGACGCTTCTGTCACCGCAGACCATCCATTTCCTGAGGATATGTTGCCGCCCGTCCTGCGACGTTATGCCCGATCGGCAGCGTGGGCGATTGGATGCGATGTCTCGCTGGTGGGGGCTCCCCTGCTGGTGGCGGCAGCCGGGGCCATCGGCATCAGTCGGGCCATCCAACTCAAGCGCTCATGGATTGAGTTTCCGATTCTGTGGATGGTCATTCTCGCAGAGTCCGGGGGGCATAAGTCCCCTGCATTGGAAAAGGTGCTGCAGCCCACCAGAGCCCACCAGAAACGGAAACTGCAGGAGTTTCTGGTGGCCTGGGAACAGTATGAAATCGAGCTGACGACCTATGAGCGAGACCTGGCAGAGTGGAAGCGAAGCAAACAGTGTGAGGTCCGACCGGACAAGCCGGCAGAGCCGAGACGATGGCGCGGAGTATTTGACGATGCGACACTTGAGGCCGCGATCGGGCTGCTGGCAGACAATCCCCGTGGTCTACTGCTGGCGTGCGACGAATTGGCTGGATGGATTGGAGGGCTGGATCGTTACAAGGCTGGTTCATCTGACGCCCCGAAGTGGCTGGAAATGCACGGCGGCCGGATGGTCATTCTTGACCGGAAGACAGGCGACAGGAAAATGGTGATGATTCCGCGGGCGGCAATCTCGATCATCGGGGGAAGTCAGCCCGCAACTTGGCGGCGGCTGATGACGCCGGAGCGTCAGGCGAACGGGATGGAGCCGCGGTTCCTGACGCTGAAGCCATGCCGCAGGCCGAAGCGGTGGACTGAAGCCGATGTCAGCCCGTCCGATGAATCGCTGATTGCCGGGTTGTTCGATCGGCTTTACGACCTGCAGCCGCAGACCGACGAAGAATCGGGCGAGCTATCGCCCAAGTTGGTAGCACTGAGCAGCGAGGCGAAACGGCTCTTCGTTGAGTGGTACGACCGGCACGCTGACGAACAATCCGAACTGACCGGCAGTCTCTGTTCAACATGGTCGAAATTGGAAGCCTATGCCCCGCGGCTGGCTCTGGTCCATCACATGGTTCGTGTCGCCAGTGGCGACAACACCGTGATTGACCCGCAGATCTGCGACGCTATCAGCATGGAGGCGGGAATCGCGCTGGCGGACTGGTTTGGCCGGGAAGCCAAGCGGATCAACGTGGAGTCTACCGAGTCACCCGAGGAAGCCGAGCGGCGCGAGTTAGTAGAACTGATCCGGGCGCGGAACGGGGCGATTACCGTCCGCAAGCTGATGCAGTGCCGCCGTAGGTACCGGAAATCTGCACACGAGGCCCGGTCTGCCCTGACCGCATTGGTCAAGGCCGGGCTCGGCAGATGGCACACTGAACAGACCGGAGGGGCACCGTTGGAGCAGTTTATCCTGCTGGAGACTGGGGCGGTGACAGAAGCCGAACAACCGCCGGAAAATGAGACTTCCGTCACCGTGTTACCGTGTCACCGCGGAGACGAAGCGGAGGCGGAGGTTGGAACGCGATACTTGGACGAAGACGAGATCGACCGGCTTGAATCTGCATTTGCGGGGTATTCGTGA
- a CDS encoding helix-turn-helix transcriptional regulator produces MNRPAPDAFVEPLLLDARDAATLCGLSPASWYRRVSAGHTPAPVRIGGAVRWRVDDLRRWIGLGCPDRATFQTLTADPRG; encoded by the coding sequence ATGAACCGCCCGGCTCCTGACGCATTTGTTGAGCCGCTGCTGCTCGATGCCCGCGATGCGGCGACACTGTGCGGACTCAGTCCGGCGAGCTGGTATCGGCGTGTTTCGGCCGGTCATACGCCGGCTCCCGTCCGCATCGGTGGGGCCGTCCGGTGGCGTGTTGACGATCTCCGTCGGTGGATCGGTCTGGGCTGCCCCGACCGCGCCACCTTCCAGACGTTGACCGCCGATCCGCGCGGCTGA